GGCCCTCCCCAGTGTGACTCTCACCCTACCATATGCTCTTCACACCACCCCTGCCCATGTCTTCAGTAGAAGCTTTGAGTCCGTAGAGATGTGCTGTGTGCTTTGAACTGGGGACCCAGCACAGCAGCGGGGAAAGGATCCCCCTCCCCACCCGTCCCTCAGCACCCCAGCCTCAGACAGGATGCCATGCACACGCCAACAGGAATGGACTGTTTAATCTTACACCCTTGTCTTGTAGCTCAGCATAGAGAAAGCTTTATACAAGTGGCAATATCGCCTTTATCTCCTGCCCCCCTCCAGGTCTTACACTGCGTTCTGGACCCTGCTCCCCGCCCCAGAGGTGGCGGCACTTGAACAGCATTGCCGCGAGGACTGTGGCTTGCAGGTTCCTCTGGAGGAAGCAGCCCAGGCCCAGGAGGCCAAAAGATGAACCCTACTCCAAGTTACGCTGACAGGTATGGTAAATGGCACACTGAATCCCCAAGGCTGGATGGAGAACAACTTGCAGCTTGCGCTGTAGCAGTTGCATAACCCTCCAGCTAAGCCAGAGGTATGAGCCCTGCAGGGCTGTGATCTCAGGTGTGTCCAGGGTAGGTGGCTTTTGCCAGGTTTGTGTGTCCCTGGTGCAGTGTCTGTAACCAGTGATGTGTCCCTGCAGTAGCATGTGGCGCTGAAGGGGCTGGTGTGCTTCAAGGGGGTCATGGTGTCCTTGCTGCAGCAAGGAGAGGGTCCAAGCCTGCCTACCTAGCACATCTGTCCCCTTGCCTGGTGTGCAGATGCGAGCTGTCCTGTTGCGCAGAAGAGACACAGCCATTGCAGGGGGTTTTCCTAAGGCACCTTGCCCTGTTTTCACAGTGCTGCCTGGTACCCGTCTTGCACTGCTCTGCTtcctcttgtaccagggcacagggcagcatcTTGAACTTGCAGGATGCCAGGGTGGTTGCAGACCCAGTGGACGCGTCTGGAGGGGACGGGGGGCAGCATGGCCCAGACTTATATCCCTAAGGGGCTCTGTTCCTCTGCCTAATTGCTGATCCTGGTTGTGTCCTCCTCATGCCGTGGGCTGCCTGTCTCCTCGACAGCATTGGCCCCAGCACTGCATGGGAGGGGAGGCTGCTCAGAGTTCTGGTCCCCACAGTTATTTGCAGACATCTCAGAGAGGGCATCAGCCATAGCCTTGCGGACAGTCTCTGTCAGATCAGGGACGTCCTTTGGGCTGAGACCCTGGGTTTCTATCCTGGGGAGGATTCGGATGATGCATgtccctggagagagaagggaaagaacagGGAGGCTGTTAACCAAACCCACCAGGACCCAGGTCTCCCCACCAGCATCCTCAGCCGCTGGCTGCCTCCCCACAACTCATGTCTCAGAAAGACACGTCCAGTCCCTATGTACCCCATCCACACTGCCATTTCTGCCCTCAGACAGTGGTGCTCTTGGTCCCCCACTTACCAGGGATGAATTTCTTATCCTTGGAGCTGAAGAAGTTCCAGTATGGAGAGATCACGATGGGTATAATGGGAACCTGCAGGAGATGGAGGGTCAGGTGCATCTTCCATACAGCTCCCCTTTCTCCTTAGGTAACACCCGTGGGACTACAGCTCCCACCATGCCCCAGGCTTCAGCAGGGCTCTGTCACCTCCCTGGGCCCTGCTCAGTGGTGTACCCATCCCAGGGCACTACAGACCCCGAAGACTCTAATCTTCTATATACCCCCACCCCAGGGTGCatgcccaccccaccccagcacgGGGGAGTCAGGGGGAAAGAGGGCCTTACCTGAGCCTGCACGGCCAAGTGGAAGGCCCCACGCTTGAAGGGCAACATGGATTTGCCCTGATTCCTGGTGCCTTCAGGGAAAATCCACACCCGGAGCTGCACAGTACAGGGAGAGACAGGAATGTGGACCTCAGCCAGCATTGTCTGCCCTTCCCTTGGGACCAGAGTACCCTGGGACACAGTATGTCCCTTTTCCCTGTACCTCCCCAGGCTCTCACTGCACCCTTGTGTTTGCTCCTCGACTCCCCCACTGCTGCTGGTCCCCCTTACATTTTCATGCTGCATGGTCCTGGCGGTCTGGGTGATGACATCGATAGCATCTCCTGTTTTCTGGCGATTGATGAAGATAATGCCGCTGAGCCAGCAGGCCCACCCCACGGTGCCCATGTACATGAGCTCCTTCTTGGCAATGGGCACACAGCGGTCGGGCATGATCTCCACCATGCCTGCAGGATGGATGGGAGAGGCAAGGATCAGTCCCTGCTTGGCAGTCCCCGGGATCCTCCAGCCTGGAGACACTTTCCATTCTCCCATCCCACTCTCTGCAGCATGCCCACAGCCCTGAGCTCCTGTCCCACCAGCTTTTCTGCTCCAAGCCTACTGCACTGCCTTATACAAatcctggcactggcctagctgggACTCCCCAGAGTGAGCCTGGTCTGCTCCTGCAGCACCCCAAAGGCTGGCCATGCAGCAATGAGTCCCGCCTCCCCCATGCACGTACCCATAAGGTCAAGGGAAGCTTGGTGATTGCAAACCATCACATAGGGCTCCTTGATGTTTAGATGCTCAGATCCCCACACCTGCATCTTGATGCCAAAGAAGTGTTTGAGGGGCAGGATAGCAGCACGCAGGATCCTAGGGCAGAAGAACATATGTGGAGAGCGGATCAACACAGAGGGGGCTCACTTGATTTTTTCCAGCCTTTCATAATCACTCAAGTAGCAAGGTATGATATGGGCTGGGCTGGATCTGAGTAAATAGTGTGTCCTCGTGTGGGCCTACGATCATTCACAAACtcagctgtgctgtgcagtgctTTGTTTTTCTAAGCACGCTTCTAGCTTGCACAGCTCAGAGCTAACCTTGTAACCATTAGTAAGGTGACAGCAGCTCCTGTCTCAGTAGTAGACAGTGGAGCTGCTGACAAAGCAGAAGAGCAGCCAGCACAAGTTGGTGGGATGATGGAGACAAAGAGGAGGAAATAACAGGTTCAACATCCAGGGAAGATGGAAGAGCAAGAACAGAGGGGATGGGATGGGCATGTCTGCAGCCAAAGTGAAAATCGTTGCATCCCAATGCAGGCAACTACATCTGGCCAGGTGAACCTCAATGCAGGCTCTGCTAACTGCCCAGCTAGATCTCTGTGTGCTAGTGGGGAAACTAAGACACCTGTTCAGGAGGAGAAACCTTCACTGCAGCTACCTAAAACCAGGGGATCTGGATCACAGACAAGAGGTGCTGAGCTGTAGATGGATGGATGCAGAAGACAGGAGTGCAGAGAAACAGCCTTGCAAGAGACAGTTCTACAAGGCTGTGGATGTATCACTATTTAAAAGAGGTGGGACTGTGCCTGAAGAGCCGTCAGAGCACAGTGCGCTGCTTCAGGCACCAAGCTTCATGCTGCAGATGGAGGTGAAAGAGGCTCCTGACGAAAGTAGTGAGGGAAAAAGCTACTCATCTTCCTTCATTAGAGCAAATGACAAAGGATAGCTTCACTGAGCCTGTGGAGAGGGGTCATCCTGGATTAGTCCTGTTCCCAGTAGAGGTGGCTGAAGGCTCAAAAAATGTGCctgcaaacaggagttttgaAGGGTAGTCTGCCGGGACATACTCATAGACACTTCTAAGATGTGGTCCCCAGCTGTGAAACTGGGAAATAACCTTCCGGTGTGACTAACGCAAAGCCAGCTCAGGGAGAATGCAGGAGAGACTCGTGCAACACCATGCCTTATGCAAAGAAGAA
This portion of the Apteryx mantelli isolate bAptMan1 chromosome 28, bAptMan1.hap1, whole genome shotgun sequence genome encodes:
- the LOC106497448 gene encoding 1-acyl-sn-glycerol-3-phosphate acyltransferase alpha → MMEVVLLQGLLLLLPFAALLLYWYSVTVQYFCKVAFFNCWIAAMATLLSPYAALRGRTVENMKILRAAILPLKHFFGIKMQVWGSEHLNIKEPYVMVCNHQASLDLMGMVEIMPDRCVPIAKKELMYMGTVGWACWLSGIIFINRQKTGDAIDVITQTARTMQHENLRVWIFPEGTRNQGKSMLPFKRGAFHLAVQAQVPIIPIVISPYWNFFSSKDKKFIPGTCIIRILPRIETQGLSPKDVPDLTETVRKAMADALSEMSANNCGDQNSEQPPLPCSAGANAVEETGSPRHEEDTTRISN